In Candidatus Desulforudis audaxviator MP104C, a genomic segment contains:
- a CDS encoding ABC transporter ATP-binding protein, protein MRSINISCAGESIMRLQVKGVSFAYGSAPVLDNVAFRVRAGETLGVVGPNGSGKSTLLRCLARVLRPRVGTVLLDGKNLASLRGREIGRCLGYVPPPGTGQAFPCTVLETVLHGRRPYVTWGVSQHDLAVAAGALGYLGLTGLAERQLNELSSGQRQKVLIARALAQEPEVFLLDEPTATLDIRYQLEVLALIKDFVTKQGRVAVFVLHDLNLASRFADRILLLGEGRICAAGVPNEVFTPENVRAVYGVDAVVTETPWGLQVTPVAPVGAPAGEEVTEGPKAAVRP, encoded by the coding sequence ATGCGAAGCATCAACATCAGTTGCGCAGGAGAGAGCATTATGCGGCTTCAGGTTAAGGGGGTCTCCTTCGCCTACGGGAGTGCTCCGGTTCTGGATAACGTCGCGTTTAGGGTGCGGGCCGGGGAGACACTGGGGGTGGTGGGGCCGAACGGCTCCGGGAAGTCGACGCTCCTGCGCTGCCTGGCACGGGTGCTGAGGCCCCGTGTGGGTACGGTTCTCCTGGACGGGAAGAACCTCGCCTCCCTGCGCGGGAGGGAGATCGGCCGGTGTTTGGGGTACGTGCCGCCGCCGGGCACGGGGCAGGCCTTTCCCTGCACCGTGCTGGAAACGGTGCTCCACGGGCGCCGTCCCTATGTTACGTGGGGGGTTAGCCAACACGATCTGGCGGTGGCGGCTGGCGCGCTGGGCTACCTAGGTCTCACCGGCCTGGCGGAACGGCAGCTCAACGAGCTCTCGAGCGGCCAGCGGCAGAAGGTGCTCATCGCCCGTGCCCTGGCTCAGGAGCCGGAGGTTTTTCTGCTGGATGAGCCCACGGCCACGCTGGACATCCGCTACCAGCTCGAGGTCCTGGCCCTGATAAAGGACTTTGTCACGAAACAGGGACGGGTGGCGGTGTTTGTCCTGCACGACCTGAACCTGGCGAGCCGCTTTGCTGACCGGATCCTGCTGCTCGGCGAAGGGCGGATTTGTGCCGCCGGCGTTCCTAATGAGGTGTTCACGCCGGAAAACGTGCGCGCGGTCTACGGGGTGGATGCGGTGGTAACCGAAACCCCGTGGGGTCTCCAGGTAACTCCGGTGGCGCCGGTGGGCGCGCCGGCGGGAGAGGAAGTCACGGAAGGGCCGAAGGCGGCGGTACGGCCGTGA
- a CDS encoding copper amine oxidase N-terminal domain-containing protein, with translation MKRSHCMLLSLAISLSLALAFAGTAFAATTNSALWRPNVSPESTAQLGSLRILESAGGSLKEGDWVNISLPSYVELERFRVGTGTSTATDLIIISPPVTVDVSDAGFTVSTVANTVYAFGQEAPLKAGELNIAVLSKNSFNLIVRKAWSPFTTLTLRAVVSFDRVKIGPVTPEDLETSDIRVTLDAPSTSGFSSGTVAVGTLLTAAGSTITAAAPTNITDVGGKIADITLKEDVAGALKKNDGVFPQGNTVKLVLSPGFTWDAVTLIPQGGFASGSVGYAVHTEKDGRSALYLEIKTATADRPGQLVIKEASVKANEPFSTVRDVKVTYGGTNPGVGGEKIAEVTVAKYLVSGLTSAAKSTLDAVAGRKNQQIGNFTIAEGMPGDLPSGRLISLTLPEGAKWNRRPDVTREAGNGQLVYHSTRDEGRTLVYSVSQGSTSRTVFCFKNATVDLAVSVPEELKVTVKGPGIEESVAVANVQAPVTLSAGGGTVRIGVREQPVGVITIQENLVGALRARDAAGNRAVLKLTLPSGVYFARKPTVAVTAGDLELGDDIRLEDNDRTLVIPVKLSSATTVEKPATTGGESGAENTTGTVSEQVGSTLTVKEILLTVDRMAPDGDITVKVTGSALSETSGLFSPSFNELALVLARIAEKTEKTVRPEAVFTIGSKKYRVGNEEREMDVEPYIKNGRTYAPIRYLADAAGIADSFILWSAQDRTVTVIVPGGRVVQFRVGQKAYLLQGVPISIDVAPEIVNGRVMLPYRFVSQALGLEARWDAETRQVVIR, from the coding sequence ATGAAGCGTTCACATTGCATGTTGCTGAGCTTGGCGATATCTCTCAGCTTGGCCTTGGCCTTTGCCGGTACCGCTTTCGCGGCCACCACGAACTCGGCGCTCTGGCGCCCGAACGTGAGTCCGGAGAGCACAGCGCAGCTCGGTTCCTTGCGCATTTTGGAAAGTGCCGGAGGGAGTCTAAAAGAAGGCGACTGGGTGAACATCAGCCTACCTTCATATGTCGAGTTGGAGCGGTTTAGGGTTGGCACGGGAACTTCTACTGCTACGGATCTGATCATTATTTCTCCTCCGGTTACGGTGGATGTTTCCGATGCCGGTTTCACTGTTTCTACGGTAGCAAATACGGTTTACGCCTTTGGCCAGGAGGCTCCGCTCAAGGCAGGAGAGTTAAATATAGCTGTGCTGAGTAAAAATAGCTTTAACCTCATAGTTAGAAAAGCCTGGAGTCCTTTCACTACATTAACTTTAAGGGCGGTTGTTTCGTTCGATCGGGTCAAGATCGGGCCCGTAACTCCTGAAGACCTCGAAACCTCCGACATTAGGGTCACGCTCGACGCGCCCTCGACCTCCGGTTTCTCTTCCGGAACGGTGGCCGTGGGCACGCTCCTTACGGCTGCCGGGAGCACCATCACCGCGGCTGCGCCGACCAATATCACCGATGTTGGGGGGAAGATCGCCGACATCACCCTGAAGGAAGACGTGGCCGGGGCGCTGAAAAAGAACGATGGCGTTTTCCCTCAAGGTAACACGGTGAAGCTCGTTTTGAGTCCCGGCTTCACCTGGGACGCCGTGACTCTCATCCCGCAGGGGGGATTCGCCAGTGGTAGTGTCGGTTATGCCGTTCATACCGAGAAGGACGGGCGTAGCGCGCTTTACTTAGAGATTAAAACGGCCACCGCTGATCGCCCCGGGCAATTAGTCATCAAAGAAGCCTCGGTCAAGGCGAACGAGCCCTTCAGCACGGTCCGTGATGTGAAGGTCACCTACGGCGGGACCAACCCCGGCGTGGGCGGCGAGAAAATAGCCGAGGTGACGGTGGCCAAGTACCTCGTGTCCGGGTTGACGTCCGCGGCCAAAAGCACCCTCGACGCGGTGGCCGGTAGGAAAAACCAGCAGATCGGGAACTTCACCATCGCCGAAGGGATGCCGGGGGACCTGCCCAGCGGGAGATTGATCAGCCTTACTCTCCCCGAGGGGGCGAAGTGGAACCGGCGGCCTGATGTCACCCGTGAGGCAGGCAATGGCCAGCTTGTTTACCACAGCACGCGCGACGAGGGGCGGACGCTGGTTTACTCCGTCTCCCAGGGTAGCACCAGCCGGACGGTCTTCTGCTTCAAGAACGCCACCGTGGACCTGGCGGTGTCTGTGCCGGAGGAGTTGAAGGTCACGGTAAAGGGCCCCGGTATTGAGGAGAGTGTCGCCGTGGCCAACGTCCAGGCGCCGGTAACGCTTTCCGCCGGGGGCGGCACGGTTCGGATCGGAGTACGGGAGCAGCCGGTGGGGGTGATTACCATCCAGGAGAACCTGGTCGGGGCGCTGCGGGCGCGCGACGCCGCCGGGAACCGGGCGGTCTTGAAGCTCACTCTGCCCTCAGGGGTGTACTTCGCCCGGAAACCCACGGTGGCGGTGACGGCGGGGGATCTCGAGCTTGGTGACGACATAAGACTTGAGGATAACGACCGTACGCTGGTCATTCCGGTGAAGCTCTCGAGCGCAACCACGGTGGAGAAGCCGGCCACCACCGGTGGAGAGAGCGGCGCCGAGAATACCACCGGCACGGTTTCGGAGCAGGTGGGGAGCACGCTCACCGTGAAGGAGATTCTTCTCACGGTGGACCGCATGGCGCCGGATGGAGACATCACCGTCAAGGTAACCGGCAGCGCCCTAAGCGAAACGTCGGGCCTCTTTTCTCCGTCATTTAACGAACTGGCCTTGGTCCTGGCCCGGATCGCCGAAAAAACCGAAAAGACGGTCAGGCCGGAGGCGGTCTTTACCATCGGCAGCAAGAAATACCGGGTCGGGAACGAAGAAAGGGAGATGGACGTAGAGCCCTACATCAAGAACGGCAGGACCTACGCCCCGATACGTTACCTGGCCGATGCGGCGGGGATCGCCGACAGCTTCATCCTTTGGAGCGCGCAGGACCGGACCGTGACGGTCATCGTTCCCGGGGGACGGGTAGTCCAGTTCAGAGTGGGGCAAAAGGCCTATCTGTTACAGGGCGTACCCATCTCTATCGACGTGGCGCCGGAGATCGTCAACGGCCGGGTGATGCTCCCTTACCGGTTTGTGTCCCAGGCGCTCGGGCTCGAAGCCCGTTGGGACGCTGAAACCCGGCAGGTGGTTATCCGTTAG
- a CDS encoding stalk domain-containing protein has protein sequence MLKSKKVVHFWLLTAFLLALLGGKGILPAEAAITITIDGERLSGDTPPVIEGGYTLVPLRTIFEALGAEVHWDEKTRTVTGSKGTATVKLVIGEKTAYVSGKPVTLDVAGKMINGRTMVPLRFIGEALGAKVDWNGAQRMVVIRTDRGSAPAVIRTDEGSAPAAQRRITIKDSHGRTVRVPSPPKRIVSVNSDVTELIYALGLQDRIVGVSDTADFPPPVKDKPKVGRSFTPSVERILALKPDVVFGYGKFLKPEIVAQLERSGVPVVLLDCYKIETMAQDIRTLGLILNRQKKAEAYVAYFEKYRKMFEERTKNIPLAKRPRVYLELYSDYVGSGPGSGGGQMLGAVGVQNIAEDLRVPFPKVNPEWVVAQDPQVIIKACGTAIPSGYGEGADAMVKKRREMMRRPGWDRITAVRQGKVYLLSSEIYTGPRAIVGMAYFAKWVYPDAFKDVNPEAIHQEMLQKFHGIEVKGAYVYPE, from the coding sequence ATGCTAAAGAGTAAGAAAGTAGTGCATTTCTGGTTACTAACGGCATTTCTCTTGGCCTTACTGGGTGGAAAGGGCATTCTTCCGGCGGAGGCGGCGATCACCATAACAATTGACGGCGAGAGGCTTTCCGGCGATACGCCGCCGGTGATTGAAGGGGGCTACACGCTCGTACCGCTCCGGACGATCTTCGAGGCGCTCGGGGCAGAAGTGCACTGGGACGAGAAGACCCGTACCGTCACGGGTAGTAAGGGAACCGCTACCGTCAAACTGGTCATAGGGGAGAAAACGGCTTACGTCAGCGGTAAGCCCGTGACTCTCGATGTGGCGGGCAAGATGATCAATGGCCGGACGATGGTGCCCCTGCGCTTTATCGGCGAAGCGCTCGGCGCCAAGGTCGATTGGAACGGCGCGCAACGCATGGTGGTCATCCGCACCGACAGGGGCAGTGCTCCGGCGGTGATCCGCACCGATGAGGGCAGTGCTCCGGCGGCACAGAGGCGGATCACCATCAAAGATTCCCACGGCCGGACGGTGCGCGTTCCATCGCCTCCGAAACGGATCGTCTCAGTCAACTCGGACGTCACCGAGCTTATCTACGCTCTTGGCTTGCAGGACAGAATTGTCGGCGTTTCGGATACGGCGGACTTTCCACCTCCGGTCAAAGACAAGCCGAAGGTGGGCAGATCTTTCACCCCGAGCGTCGAGAGAATCCTAGCCCTCAAGCCCGACGTGGTCTTCGGCTACGGCAAGTTTTTGAAGCCCGAGATCGTGGCGCAGCTTGAGCGTTCCGGCGTGCCGGTGGTGCTGCTGGACTGTTACAAAATCGAAACGATGGCACAGGACATCCGGACCCTGGGGCTGATCCTCAACCGGCAGAAGAAGGCCGAAGCCTACGTCGCCTACTTCGAAAAGTACCGGAAAATGTTTGAGGAGCGGACCAAGAACATCCCGCTCGCCAAGCGGCCGCGGGTCTACTTGGAGCTGTATTCGGACTACGTGGGGAGCGGTCCGGGTTCCGGCGGCGGCCAGATGCTGGGCGCGGTAGGGGTGCAAAACATCGCGGAGGATTTACGGGTACCCTTTCCGAAGGTGAACCCGGAATGGGTAGTGGCGCAGGACCCGCAGGTGATCATTAAGGCTTGTGGAACGGCCATTCCCTCAGGGTATGGCGAAGGAGCGGACGCCATGGTGAAAAAGCGAAGGGAGATGATGCGGCGTCCGGGGTGGGATAGAATCACCGCCGTGCGGCAGGGGAAGGTCTACCTCCTATCCAGCGAGATTTACACCGGTCCGCGGGCGATCGTCGGCATGGCCTACTTCGCCAAGTGGGTTTACCCGGACGCTTTTAAGGATGTCAATCCGGAGGCCATCCATCAGGAAATGCTACAGAAGTTCCACGGGATCGAGGTTAAGGGGGCTTATGTTTATCCGGAATAA
- a CDS encoding FecCD family ABC transporter permease, translated as MAQEVNVATIRATYSRHTGRKALLVAVLLGLTGATALVATAVGAAGISVADVWRVVLAHLGIKVTPASDLAQTVVWEIRLPRILLAVIAGMALGGAGAVMQGVLRNPLVSPYTMGLSSGAAFGAALAIVLGTGLVGGNYLDVSRWLIVTNAFIFGGLTTLFAFSLARFKGMSPEILVLGGVAIGYLFQAGVSLLKYISNNDALKELVVWLMGGFWGANWQTVGLLAPVVLGCMAGLLLYAWDLNVLGAGEEVAASLGIKVGWLRVYTLTLATLAAAATVAFTGIIGFVCLVGPHICRMLVGSDNRFLIPCSCLMGAVLLLLADTLARTIIAPTELPVGIITALMGSPFFIYLLIKKRRQWWG; from the coding sequence GTGGCCCAGGAAGTCAACGTTGCCACGATAAGAGCCACCTACTCCCGGCACACTGGGCGCAAGGCCTTGCTGGTGGCAGTCCTGCTCGGCCTCACTGGCGCCACCGCCCTGGTGGCCACCGCCGTGGGCGCGGCCGGCATAAGCGTCGCCGACGTCTGGCGCGTGGTGCTGGCGCACCTGGGCATAAAAGTGACCCCGGCGAGTGATCTTGCGCAGACGGTGGTCTGGGAGATCCGCCTACCCCGCATCCTGCTGGCGGTCATCGCCGGGATGGCCTTGGGCGGGGCTGGGGCGGTGATGCAGGGGGTGCTGCGCAACCCCCTGGTCTCGCCCTACACGATGGGGCTCTCGAGCGGTGCGGCCTTCGGGGCGGCTCTGGCCATCGTGCTGGGGACGGGCTTGGTGGGTGGGAACTACCTCGACGTATCGCGCTGGCTCATTGTTACCAACGCCTTCATCTTCGGGGGGTTGACGACTTTATTTGCTTTCTCGTTGGCGCGATTCAAGGGGATGTCGCCCGAGATCCTTGTTCTGGGTGGGGTGGCCATTGGGTACCTCTTTCAGGCAGGCGTTTCCCTGTTGAAATATATTTCCAACAACGATGCCCTGAAAGAACTTGTCGTCTGGTTGATGGGCGGCTTCTGGGGGGCAAACTGGCAGACGGTGGGACTCTTAGCCCCGGTGGTTCTGGGGTGCATGGCCGGACTCCTGCTGTACGCCTGGGACCTCAACGTTCTGGGGGCGGGGGAGGAAGTGGCGGCCAGCCTGGGGATCAAGGTGGGCTGGCTGCGGGTTTATACCCTGACCTTAGCCACGCTTGCTGCAGCGGCTACGGTGGCCTTCACCGGCATCATCGGGTTTGTCTGCCTGGTGGGGCCGCACATTTGCCGGATGCTGGTGGGCAGCGATAACCGGTTTTTAATCCCCTGTTCCTGCCTGATGGGGGCGGTCTTGCTGCTTTTGGCCGATACCCTGGCGCGGACCATCATTGCACCCACCGAACTGCCGGTGGGGATTATCACCGCCCTGATGGGCTCCCCCTTTTTCATCTACCTGCTAATTAAGAAACGGCGGCAGTGGTGGGGGTGA
- a CDS encoding ABC transporter substrate-binding protein: MRRYWMVLWAVVLAAVLLAAGVLPAVAAQQKRITVTEYFVTPQGEIEKRAVRVPCPPNRVVVLGAYPAEMLKALGVEKAVIAVDEHTKNKTQWPEYVLKVPDVGRSFTPSVEKIIALKPDLVIEGFMRPELRSQLTRAGIPVLKIYGFRTELIPTEIRTLGLIFDCRARANSYAAYIEKQWNTVKERTKNLTSRQKPKVYWESSLGDWRTFGPGSGAHPLIVWAGGINIAAEQRLSYPTVTPEWVAAKNPDVIIKYLKREQAGWTIEGTKEDMQRLEELRRQIMTRPALRHTNAVKHGRVYLISDLISCAPRGAAGEYYIAKWLHPELFRDVNPEAVHREMLKKFYGEELRGVWVTRR, translated from the coding sequence ATGCGGAGGTACTGGATGGTTTTGTGGGCGGTGGTATTGGCAGCGGTGCTCTTGGCAGCCGGGGTTTTGCCTGCAGTGGCTGCGCAGCAGAAGAGAATTACGGTTACGGAGTATTTTGTCACCCCCCAAGGTGAGATAGAAAAGCGCGCGGTCCGGGTGCCCTGCCCGCCCAACCGGGTGGTGGTTCTGGGTGCTTATCCGGCGGAGATGTTAAAGGCTCTCGGGGTAGAAAAAGCGGTGATTGCGGTTGATGAACACACTAAGAATAAAACGCAGTGGCCAGAATACGTCTTGAAAGTTCCAGATGTGGGAAGATCTTTTACCCCCAGCGTGGAAAAGATTATCGCGCTCAAACCGGACCTGGTCATCGAAGGTTTTATGAGGCCCGAACTCAGGAGTCAACTTACACGTGCCGGGATTCCGGTGCTTAAGATTTACGGCTTTAGGACTGAGCTTATCCCCACGGAAATCCGTACCCTGGGCCTGATTTTCGATTGCCGGGCACGAGCCAACAGCTATGCGGCCTATATCGAAAAACAATGGAACACGGTAAAGGAGCGAACCAAAAACCTCACTTCCCGGCAAAAGCCTAAGGTCTACTGGGAGTCCAGTTTGGGTGACTGGAGAACGTTCGGTCCCGGTTCAGGGGCCCACCCGCTCATCGTCTGGGCTGGAGGAATCAACATCGCCGCCGAGCAGAGGCTTTCTTACCCGACAGTCACGCCGGAATGGGTAGCAGCGAAGAACCCGGACGTCATTATCAAGTACCTCAAACGGGAACAAGCTGGTTGGACGATAGAGGGAACAAAAGAAGACATGCAGAGGCTGGAGGAGCTCCGGCGGCAGATTATGACTCGGCCGGCGCTGAGGCATACCAACGCTGTAAAGCATGGCCGGGTCTACCTGATTTCGGATCTCATTTCCTGTGCGCCCCGCGGGGCGGCGGGCGAGTACTACATTGCCAAGTGGCTGCACCCGGAGCTCTTCCGGGACGTAAACCCGGAGGCGGTGCACCGGGAGATGCTCAAGAAGTTTTACGGAGAGGAGCTTAGAGGCGTATGGGTTACCCGCCGCTGA
- the cobN gene encoding cobaltochelatase subunit CobN, which yields MYRITAIVWHSHSATLRKAAAKVRDHLNVKVYSARYLQEGKEDLDAARADLAQSDLIFLYRSTGETVWEELEGLIRELDRPVVCVAHDPALWVLSTVPPEVVTKCYAYIVQNGEENFARMLRYAAAVVLGAPFVAEEPLVHPWEGIYHPDAPEYFVAVEDYLDWYQRRVPMVGLLFARHQWVNNTLAVENALIRALEAKSLGVIPVFCYSLRDEGLGTKGSGEVVREYFLGADSRPRIAGLVKLLPFFLSARARTDDFLREGVAASGIELLKQLGVPVFQPVVSFYKTIDEWAADPQGLSQDLSWCVALPEFEGVIEPVFLGAARREGDLEVRQPVSERVERIADRVAMWVRVGKKPAAERRVAFVLHNNPCASVEATVGSGANLDTLESVARILKRMQEAGYTVEPPASGKELIDTIMNRKAVSEFRWTTTDEIVSKGGALKLMPAEEYREWFDTLSPKVKERLIDAWGNPPGEPKNGVPAAMVHGGQIVITGVRYGNAVVCVQPKRGCAGARCDGQVCKILHDPDIPPPHQYLATYQWLERGFGADAVVHVGTHGNLEFLPGKGVGLSGDCCPDLAIGVLPHLYIYNADNPPEGTIAKRRSYATLVDHMQTVFTQGGLYDELAELDRYLEEYERARVTDPARAHTLEHLIMEEIKKANLDKQIPLDGGHENFAAVVDKAHAVLSVIRNTQIQDGQHIFGEIPQGERRIDFLNAILRYDAGEEVSLRRTVARLMGLELAELLADQGRFSMRHGKSHGALLERIAAACKAFIGIFLKGRPVAGDDLAAVLGEDLLVPERLEELNALLPRVLDLNQRVEASHEIEALLDGFAGRYIPAGPSGLITRGRDDVLPTGRNFYSLDPHRVPTRAAWEVGKRLAEKVLAKHLTEEGRYPENVALYWMCNDIMWADGEGLGQMFYLLGVRPKWLPNGRVAGVEVISLKELGRPRIDLTVRVSGITRDNFPNCVELLDEAIQTVAALYEPPEKNFVRKHTLAQLDGTAEDPQAWRDATLRIFASKPGTYQAGVNLAVYASAWKEEKDLADVFVYWNGYAYGKGVFGKEAFGQLQASLKTVDVTYNKVVSDEHDLFGCCCYFGAHGGMTAAARVASGKDVRTYYGDTREPEHVEVRTLADEIRRVVRTKLLNPKWIEGQKRHGYKGAGDMSKRVGRVYGWEASTREVDDWIFDDITRTFVLDEENRRFFEEHNPWALEEIARRLLEAANRGLWDAEPEMLERLKDAYLEIEGWLEERMGDVKGDFQGGAIDILTAEEVADWGAKMREIKAKLGS from the coding sequence ATGTACAGGATCACCGCTATCGTGTGGCACAGCCACAGCGCCACGCTGCGGAAGGCCGCGGCGAAAGTCCGGGACCATCTTAACGTCAAGGTCTACTCCGCCCGTTACCTGCAGGAGGGGAAGGAAGATCTGGATGCCGCCCGCGCGGACTTGGCGCAATCCGACCTTATTTTCCTTTATCGTTCAACGGGCGAGACCGTCTGGGAAGAGCTTGAGGGCTTAATACGGGAACTTGACCGGCCGGTGGTCTGCGTAGCCCATGACCCAGCGCTCTGGGTGCTGTCGACGGTTCCGCCCGAGGTAGTGACCAAATGCTACGCCTATATCGTGCAGAACGGGGAAGAGAACTTCGCCCGGATGCTCCGCTACGCAGCGGCGGTAGTCCTCGGGGCGCCCTTTGTAGCGGAGGAGCCGCTGGTCCACCCGTGGGAGGGGATCTACCACCCCGACGCGCCCGAATACTTTGTTGCGGTGGAGGATTACCTGGACTGGTACCAGCGGCGGGTCCCCATGGTGGGGCTTCTTTTCGCCCGCCACCAGTGGGTCAATAACACCCTGGCCGTGGAGAACGCCCTCATCCGGGCGCTGGAGGCCAAGAGCCTGGGGGTCATCCCGGTCTTTTGCTACTCGCTTAGGGACGAAGGCTTGGGCACCAAGGGGTCCGGCGAGGTGGTCCGGGAGTATTTTCTGGGGGCGGACAGTCGGCCGCGCATCGCGGGCCTGGTGAAACTGCTTCCCTTCTTCCTTTCGGCGCGTGCCAGGACGGACGACTTCCTGCGGGAGGGCGTGGCCGCCTCCGGCATAGAACTGTTGAAGCAGCTCGGCGTGCCGGTCTTCCAACCCGTCGTCTCCTTCTACAAGACGATTGATGAGTGGGCGGCCGACCCGCAAGGCTTGAGCCAGGATCTCTCCTGGTGTGTGGCCCTGCCGGAGTTCGAAGGGGTCATCGAGCCGGTCTTCCTGGGCGCGGCCCGCAGGGAGGGGGATCTCGAGGTCAGGCAGCCGGTATCCGAGCGCGTGGAGCGCATCGCCGACCGGGTGGCCATGTGGGTTCGCGTAGGGAAAAAGCCGGCGGCCGAACGCCGGGTGGCCTTCGTCCTGCACAACAACCCGTGCGCCTCGGTCGAGGCCACGGTGGGCAGCGGGGCCAACCTGGACACGTTGGAGAGCGTGGCCCGCATCCTGAAACGGATGCAAGAGGCCGGGTACACAGTCGAGCCGCCGGCGAGCGGAAAAGAACTTATCGATACCATTATGAACCGCAAGGCCGTTTCCGAGTTCCGTTGGACCACCACGGACGAGATCGTTAGTAAGGGCGGGGCCCTGAAGCTGATGCCCGCCGAGGAGTACAGGGAGTGGTTCGATACGCTTTCGCCCAAGGTGAAAGAGCGGCTGATCGATGCCTGGGGGAACCCGCCGGGCGAGCCGAAGAACGGCGTCCCCGCGGCCATGGTCCACGGTGGCCAAATCGTTATTACCGGCGTCCGGTATGGGAATGCTGTGGTCTGTGTGCAGCCCAAGCGCGGCTGCGCCGGCGCCCGCTGCGACGGGCAGGTCTGCAAGATCCTGCACGACCCGGACATCCCCCCGCCGCACCAGTACCTGGCCACCTACCAGTGGCTGGAGCGGGGGTTTGGCGCCGATGCAGTCGTTCACGTGGGCACGCACGGGAACCTGGAATTCCTGCCGGGAAAGGGTGTGGGGCTGTCGGGTGACTGCTGTCCGGATCTTGCCATCGGGGTGCTGCCACACCTCTACATTTATAACGCCGACAACCCGCCGGAGGGCACCATCGCTAAGAGAAGAAGCTACGCCACTTTGGTGGACCACATGCAAACGGTCTTTACCCAAGGCGGGCTCTACGACGAGCTGGCCGAACTTGACCGGTATCTTGAGGAGTACGAGCGGGCGCGGGTGACCGACCCGGCCCGCGCCCACACCCTTGAGCACTTAATCATGGAGGAGATCAAAAAGGCCAACCTCGACAAGCAGATTCCGCTCGACGGCGGGCACGAGAACTTTGCGGCCGTGGTGGATAAAGCCCATGCGGTACTCTCCGTTATTCGCAACACGCAAATCCAGGACGGCCAGCACATCTTCGGCGAAATTCCGCAGGGGGAGCGGCGCATAGACTTCCTGAACGCGATCCTGCGGTACGACGCCGGAGAAGAGGTTTCGCTCCGGCGGACGGTGGCCAGACTTATGGGTCTCGAACTGGCCGAGCTTCTCGCTGACCAGGGGCGTTTTTCCATGAGACATGGCAAGTCTCACGGAGCGCTTCTGGAGAGGATCGCCGCGGCCTGTAAGGCCTTCATTGGTATCTTCCTCAAAGGGCGGCCCGTTGCGGGTGACGATCTGGCTGCGGTGCTTGGCGAGGATCTTTTGGTCCCGGAGCGCCTTGAAGAGTTGAACGCACTCCTGCCCCGCGTCCTCGACCTCAACCAGCGTGTAGAAGCCTCCCACGAAATCGAGGCGCTCCTTGACGGCTTTGCGGGACGCTACATCCCCGCCGGCCCGTCGGGGCTCATCACCCGCGGCCGGGACGACGTCCTGCCCACGGGCCGCAACTTTTATTCCCTTGACCCCCACCGGGTGCCCACCAGGGCGGCCTGGGAGGTGGGGAAGCGCCTGGCCGAGAAGGTGCTGGCGAAGCACCTTACCGAAGAGGGGCGCTACCCGGAGAATGTTGCCCTCTACTGGATGTGCAACGACATTATGTGGGCCGACGGCGAGGGCCTAGGGCAGATGTTCTACCTCCTGGGCGTACGGCCGAAGTGGCTTCCGAACGGCCGGGTAGCTGGCGTGGAAGTCATTTCCCTTAAGGAGCTCGGCCGGCCCCGCATCGACCTGACCGTCCGGGTTTCCGGGATCACCCGGGACAACTTCCCCAACTGCGTGGAGTTGTTGGACGAGGCCATCCAGACGGTGGCGGCGCTGTATGAGCCGCCAGAGAAGAATTTCGTCCGCAAGCACACCCTGGCGCAACTGGACGGGACGGCTGAAGATCCCCAGGCCTGGCGGGACGCTACCCTGCGTATCTTCGCCTCCAAACCAGGCACCTACCAGGCCGGTGTTAACCTGGCGGTCTACGCTTCGGCCTGGAAAGAGGAAAAGGACCTGGCGGACGTCTTCGTCTACTGGAACGGCTACGCTTACGGTAAAGGCGTTTTCGGCAAAGAGGCTTTTGGGCAGTTGCAGGCCAGCCTCAAGACGGTGGACGTTACCTACAACAAGGTGGTTTCCGATGAGCACGACCTCTTCGGCTGCTGCTGCTACTTTGGTGCCCACGGCGGCATGACCGCCGCGGCGCGGGTAGCTTCTGGTAAAGATGTCCGCACCTACTACGGTGATACCCGCGAGCCAGAGCACGTGGAGGTGCGCACCCTGGCCGACGAGATCCGGCGGGTGGTCCGGACGAAGCTTTTGAACCCGAAGTGGATCGAGGGGCAGAAGCGCCACGGCTACAAGGGGGCCGGTGACATGTCCAAACGCGTCGGCCGCGTCTACGGTTGGGAGGCTTCCACCCGCGAGGTGGACGACTGGATCTTCGACGACATTACGCGGACCTTCGTGCTCGACGAGGAGAACCGGAGGTTCTTTGAGGAGCACAACCCCTGGGCGCTCGAGGAGATCGCCCGGCGGCTGCTCGAAGCGGCGAATCGCGGCCTCTGGGACGCCGAACCCGAGATGCTGGAGAGACTCAAGGATGCTTACCTCGAGATCGAGGGGTGGCTGGAGGAGCGAATGGGCGACGTCAAGGGCGACTTCCAGGGCGGCGCCATCGACATCCTGACCGCCGAAGAAGTGGCCGACTGGGGCGCGAAGATGCGGGAGATCAAGGCGAAGCTGGGGAGTTAG